A genome region from Streptomyces xanthophaeus includes the following:
- a CDS encoding LuxR C-terminal-related transcriptional regulator, giving the protein MTEAGENAGAGETRRVRVVLVDDHRMFRTGVQAEIGETGRTGVEVVGEAADVDQAVTVITATRPEVVLLDVHLPGGGGVEVLRRCAPLMAAAENPVRFLALSVSDAAEDVIGVIRGGARGYVTKTITGTDLVDSVFRVQDGDAVFSPRLAGFVLDAFASTDAPPVDEDLDRLTQREREVLRLIARGYAYKEIAKQLFISVKTVESHVSAVLRKLQLSNRHELTRWATARRLV; this is encoded by the coding sequence ATGACCGAGGCCGGAGAGAACGCAGGCGCGGGGGAGACCAGGCGCGTCCGGGTGGTGCTCGTCGACGACCACAGGATGTTCCGTACGGGGGTGCAGGCCGAGATCGGGGAGACCGGACGCACGGGCGTCGAGGTCGTCGGCGAGGCGGCCGACGTCGACCAGGCCGTCACCGTCATCACCGCCACCCGGCCCGAGGTGGTCCTGCTCGACGTGCACCTGCCCGGCGGCGGCGGCGTCGAGGTGCTGCGGCGCTGCGCCCCGCTGATGGCGGCGGCCGAGAACCCGGTGCGGTTCCTGGCGCTGTCGGTGTCGGACGCGGCCGAGGACGTCATCGGCGTCATCCGGGGCGGTGCGCGCGGCTACGTCACCAAGACCATCACCGGCACCGACCTGGTGGACTCGGTCTTCCGCGTACAGGACGGGGACGCGGTGTTCTCGCCGCGGCTGGCGGGCTTCGTTCTCGACGCGTTCGCCTCGACGGACGCGCCGCCGGTCGACGAGGACCTGGACCGGCTCACGCAGCGCGAGCGCGAGGTGCTGCGGCTGATCGCGCGCGGGTACGCCTACAAGGAGATCGCCAAGCAGCTGTTCATCTCGGTGAAGACGGTCGAGTCGCACGTCTCGGCCGTCCTGCGCAAGCTCCAGCTCTCCAACCGGCACGAACTGACCCGCTGGGCGACGGCCCGCCGCCTGGTCTGA
- a CDS encoding ATP-binding protein produces MPVAAAPRTPHAPDADEIPQRKLYRSADGRMLGGVARGLAGHLGLPVGWVRLAFLLLFMWGDGLGVLLYAAFWVFVPLGVGGRTGHRSFFETLPDGTRRLRKPDRGQITALIALFVGAGIFISKVQLGGASGRYVWPTLLVGAGVVLVWRQADNARRAHWSTAAERRGRLFQVARALAGVVLVGVGLTVFIVVRGSAAQLGNVLTATLAVLVGVALLAGPWLIRMTQDLSEERLMRIRAQERAEVAAHVHDSVLHTLTLIQRNAEDVGEVRRLARAQERELRNWLYKPEGTGKDEAEEPATLAEAVKKTAAEVEDHHGVPIEVVVVGDCPLDERLAAQIQAAREAMVNAAKYGGDGGPVQVYAEVEGQTVFVSVRDRGPGFDIDAVPGDRMGVRESIIGRMQRNGGTARLRSAPDGGTEVELEMERAANTA; encoded by the coding sequence ATGCCCGTAGCCGCCGCTCCCCGAACCCCGCACGCACCGGACGCCGACGAGATCCCGCAGCGCAAGCTCTACCGCAGCGCCGACGGCCGGATGCTCGGCGGCGTCGCGCGCGGTCTCGCCGGGCACCTCGGGCTGCCCGTGGGCTGGGTCCGGCTCGCCTTCCTGCTGCTGTTCATGTGGGGCGACGGGCTGGGCGTGCTGCTGTACGCCGCGTTCTGGGTCTTCGTACCGCTCGGCGTCGGCGGCCGGACCGGACACCGCTCCTTCTTCGAGACCCTCCCCGACGGCACCCGCCGGCTGCGCAAACCCGACCGGGGGCAGATCACCGCGCTGATCGCCCTGTTCGTCGGAGCGGGCATCTTCATCTCCAAGGTCCAGCTCGGCGGCGCCTCCGGCCGGTACGTGTGGCCGACACTGCTGGTCGGGGCCGGGGTCGTGCTCGTATGGCGGCAGGCCGACAACGCCCGCCGCGCCCACTGGTCCACGGCCGCCGAACGGCGCGGACGCCTCTTCCAGGTCGCGCGCGCCCTCGCCGGCGTCGTCCTGGTCGGGGTGGGCCTGACCGTCTTCATCGTCGTACGGGGCTCCGCCGCACAGCTCGGCAACGTCCTCACCGCCACCCTCGCCGTCCTCGTCGGCGTGGCCCTGCTCGCCGGACCCTGGCTGATCCGGATGACCCAGGACCTGTCCGAGGAACGCCTGATGCGCATCCGCGCCCAGGAGCGCGCAGAGGTCGCCGCCCACGTGCACGACTCGGTGCTGCACACCCTCACCCTGATCCAGCGCAACGCGGAGGACGTGGGCGAGGTACGCCGCCTCGCGCGGGCCCAGGAACGCGAACTGCGGAACTGGCTCTACAAGCCCGAGGGCACCGGCAAGGACGAGGCGGAGGAGCCGGCCACCCTGGCGGAGGCCGTGAAGAAGACCGCCGCGGAGGTGGAGGACCACCACGGCGTCCCGATCGAGGTCGTGGTCGTCGGTGACTGCCCGCTCGACGAGCGGCTGGCGGCGCAGATCCAGGCCGCGCGCGAGGCGATGGTCAACGCCGCCAAGTACGGTGGCGACGGCGGGCCCGTACAGGTGTACGCGGAGGTGGAGGGGCAGACGGTGTTCGTGTCCGTACGGGACCGGGGGCCGGGCTTCGACATCGACGCGGTACCCGGCGACCGCATGGGCGTACGAGAATCGATCATCGGCCGGATGCAGCGCAACGGCGGGACCGCACGACTGCGGTCCGCGCCCGACGGCGGCACGGAAGTCGAGCTGGAGATGGAGAGGGCGGCGAACACAGCATGA